The following proteins are co-located in the Desulfocurvibacter africanus subsp. africanus DSM 2603 genome:
- a CDS encoding ThiF family adenylyltransferase, giving the protein MQDFLDRSRPIFGEEGLSILGKKTIAFAGLGGVGGGAFLALVRCGVGCFRLAENGIFDPPDMNRQAAAFGSTMGRAKLDVYVDLARSINPDICIDTHPEGLQPDNIDHFFSGADAYVGVIDAEKGQEVKNMTPALLAKYGIPAFTCGVIGFGALMVNYAPNGMTGNEFWRLAQKDDTDTLIPSILRKHFSQTVLARMKQGMANGIQASTAIGGLASNVLLANEVLAFLLAGVGLVDREPVFAPRYVAVDFLTLQMTVADITK; this is encoded by the coding sequence ATGCAGGACTTTTTAGACAGGTCCCGTCCTATATTCGGCGAAGAAGGCCTGTCAATTCTGGGGAAGAAGACCATCGCCTTTGCCGGGCTCGGCGGAGTGGGAGGCGGCGCGTTTCTGGCGCTTGTCCGTTGCGGAGTAGGCTGTTTTCGGCTGGCCGAGAATGGGATTTTCGATCCGCCTGACATGAACCGGCAGGCCGCCGCCTTCGGCTCGACCATGGGCCGCGCCAAGCTTGATGTTTACGTGGATCTGGCGCGTTCCATCAACCCGGACATATGCATTGATACCCACCCGGAGGGATTGCAGCCCGACAATATTGACCATTTCTTCTCCGGGGCCGACGCTTATGTGGGGGTTATCGATGCGGAAAAAGGCCAGGAGGTCAAGAACATGACCCCGGCCCTGCTGGCAAAGTACGGCATCCCCGCCTTCACGTGCGGAGTTATCGGCTTCGGCGCGCTCATGGTCAACTACGCGCCCAACGGCATGACTGGAAATGAGTTCTGGCGGCTCGCCCAAAAGGACGACACGGACACACTGATACCCTCAATCCTGCGGAAACATTTCAGCCAGACCGTACTGGCGCGGATGAAACAGGGCATGGCCAACGGGATTCAAGCGAGCACGGCCATCGGCGGCCTGGCATCCAACGTGCTGCTGGCCAACGAGGTGCTGGCCTTTCTGCTGGCAGGCGTCGGCCTGGTGGACAGGGAGCCCGTTTTCGCTCCCCGGTATGTGGCCGTGGATTTCCTGACCCTGCAAATGACGGTGGCCGACATAACCAAATGA
- a CDS encoding GNAT family N-acetyltransferase produces the protein MGQFEPVQIVAKSGVNFIIRHGVEGDASALITLATQCIEDGEGQIWVPGEFNLTEEQEREWIKGLRENPNELLLVAEAEGNIVGVMDFHVGKRKRTCHAGMLGTAVAKDWRSQGVGSALLGEIIKWAKSNPEIEKLSLRVLANNHPSIGLCKKFGFQQEGYGHKEVKLGPNEYLDDVLMCLFVG, from the coding sequence ATGGGACAATTCGAACCGGTCCAAATTGTAGCGAAAAGCGGAGTGAATTTCATTATACGACACGGGGTGGAAGGCGACGCCTCTGCACTGATTACCTTGGCCACTCAATGCATCGAGGATGGTGAAGGACAGATCTGGGTGCCCGGTGAATTCAATCTGACCGAAGAGCAAGAACGCGAATGGATTAAAGGACTACGGGAGAATCCGAACGAACTCCTGCTTGTTGCTGAAGCTGAAGGGAACATTGTTGGCGTCATGGATTTTCATGTCGGCAAGAGAAAGCGGACCTGTCATGCGGGAATGCTCGGAACGGCTGTCGCAAAGGATTGGCGCAGTCAAGGCGTTGGTTCAGCCCTATTAGGCGAAATCATCAAATGGGCGAAATCAAATCCAGAGATTGAAAAGCTGAGCTTGCGCGTTCTTGCAAATAATCATCCCTCCATTGGACTGTGCAAGAAATTTGGATTTCAGCAAGAAGGATATGGTCACAAGGAAGTCAAACTCGGCCCAAACGAATACCTGGATGACGTGCTGATGTGCTTATTTGTTGGCTGA